Below is a genomic region from Desulfonauticus submarinus.
GTATTATAATAGCTCCTATTTTAGGCATAGTAGCAGCAAAAGTAGCAGTCTCATTACTTGTGCCCTCGTAGAGGTCTGGGCTCCAAAAGTGAAAAGGGAATAGAGAAAGTTTATATAAAAAGCTTAGTAAAAAGAGACCAAAGCCAACAATTGCTAAAGCAGAAGAATCCCAAGTCCAAGATTGTGTTGCTAAAGTTGTTAGAAAAGTAGTGTGCTTTTGGACTAAAATATAAGAAGCTCCGTATAAACCAAGAGCAGTTGCTACTGCTCCGTAGAGCATATATTTAATGGCACTTTCTACTGCTTTGGGCTCTCTATTTTTTAGAGGTACCAGGATATATAAACTATACGAAGTTAGTTCTAACGCAATATAAATAGTAAAAATTTCTATTGCACTACTTAAAAAAAGAATGCCCAGGGAACTGAAAGCCATAAAAAGAAAATAATCAGCTTTTTTGACAGAAGAGGTAAGAGCAGGATTCTTAAATGCATTTAAAACACATATACTTAAGCCCAGGTAGGTAAGGAATTTAAAAAATTGACTTAAGGCATCGATTTTATAGGTATTAAAAAATAATATTCCTTTAAATTGTAGGGAATATATACTTATAAATATCCCTAAAAAGCAAGCATATGGTAACCATTTAAGGCTAAAGTTTTTTTTAGAAATGCTTTGTAAAAAAAGGATAATAATTATAGCAATTAAATAAAGCTCTGGAAGAAAAAGGTGTAAATTAGTCAAGACTCTTCTCCTTTGCCTCGTTTAAAGTTAGTTCAAATTGATTTTTTCCCTTATCCTGAACAGCAATTTGAACTTTTTGTACTTTGATTAAAGTTTTTTGAATAGATTTATCCATGGTTTTTAAAGCTAACTTGGGGGCAAATCCAAGATAAAAAACCAATATAGCTAATGGTAATAGATAAGCCCATTCTCTTTTATTTAAGTCTTTAAAGTTTTGTGCTTTGCTTGGGCTTCCCCATGCTAATTTTTGAAGAAGTCTTAGCATATAGGCGGCTGCTAAAAGCGCTCCTGGAATGGCTACTAAACCTATTATTTTGTTTTTGGTAAATGCACCAATTAAAACTAATGCTTCTCCTACAAAGCTGTTAGTTCCTGGAAAGGCTAAAGAGGAGAGGGAAAATAGGCCAAAAAAGAACATATAAGAAGGAAGGTATTTACCCAGACCTAAATTCTCGCTTATTTCCCTGCTGTGGCTTCTTTCATAAATTGCTCCTACTAACATAAATAATGCGCCTGTGGTTATACCATGATTGAGCATCTGCATAAGCGCACCTTCTATTCCTCTAAGATTAAACATAAAAATACCTAAAGTTACAAAGCCCATATGAGCAACAGAAGAATAGGCAATTAATTTTTTCATATCTGTTTGCCCTAAAGCTACTAATCCTCCATATAAGATTGAGGCAATGGAAAGGGCAATCATTAAAGGAGCAAAATGGATGCTCGCTGCTGGAGTTAATCCTAGACAAAATCGGATAAATCCATAAGTGCCCATTTTTAATAGCACAGAAGCTAATAGCACAGAACCAGCAGTAGGAGCTTCTACGTGGGCAGCAGGAAGCCAAGTATGGAAGGGAAACATTGGCACTTTAATGGCAAAAGCCAAAGCCATTGCTAAAAAGGCCCAAAACTGAAAATTAAAAGAAAAGTTATGTTGCAATAATTCTGGGATAGAAAATGTTTTGCCTACCAAGTAAAACCCGATAATGGCCACTAATAAAAGAGTACTTCCAGCTAAAGTATAAATAAAAAATTTAATAGAGGCATATTTCTTTCTTGGACCACCCCATATAGCAATTAATAAAAACATAGGGATTAGCATTGCTTCCCAGAAAATATAAAACAATACAAAATCTAGGGCTACAAAAACTCCTATACACGCAGAAGTCATTAATAAAAGACAAATATGAAATTCTTTTACTCTTTTAGTTATGTAAGTCCATGAACATAAGACGCATAAAGGCAATAAGAATATTGTTAATAAGACCATTAGATAGCTGATACCATCTATTCCAAGATGATAATTGATATTAAATTGTTCTATCCAAGGTTTTAGCTCTACAAATTGGAATACAGAAGAATTTAGTTTAAATTTTAGTAGTGGTATTGCCAGAACGATTTCTATAAAGCTTATAATGAGAGTAGAAATACGTACTGATTTCTCTTTGTTTATTCCTAAAATGAAAACTACACCCAATAATGGGAAAAAGATTAATGTTGTTAAAACAGGCCAAGTTGTAACCATAGATTACTCCACTTAAAAAAGATAGATTAAGCTAAAAATAGCAAAGGCAATTAATACACTAATACCTAGATATATTCTAACATCACCTTTTTGTATTTTTGATATATTATTGCCACATCGGATAAAGTTATAGGCAAAACCATCTATGACTCTGTCTATTTCTTCCCAATCAAATAGAGCAGATCCTCTCGCTAACCCCATAAGACCGCGTAAACCTATTTTTTTGTATATTTCAGACCACCAATTATCTATTTTTTCAATAGGATTTTTACAGAGTTTAAGGAAACTTCTTCCAATAAGTCGATAAAAATAATCAAAGTCTAAGTTAAGTTTAGGCTCGGGAGTAAGTTTTTTACGAAGAACATAAAATCCTAGTCCTGTAAAAGAGAGTAATAAAAGTGTTTGTTCTAAGTGCCAAGGAGTATAAGGAGTATATTCTACTTCAAATGGTAATAGATGATAAAGGAAGTTTGGATAAACACCGATGAAGAAGCACAAGAAACTAGCTATAAACATAGCTACGTACATGTTTTTGGGAAGCGGTTTAATGCTGCC
It encodes:
- a CDS encoding NADH-quinone oxidoreductase subunit N — its product is MTNLHLFLPELYLIAIIIILFLQSISKKNFSLKWLPYACFLGIFISIYSLQFKGILFFNTYKIDALSQFFKFLTYLGLSICVLNAFKNPALTSSVKKADYFLFMAFSSLGILFLSSAIEIFTIYIALELTSYSLYILVPLKNREPKAVESAIKYMLYGAVATALGLYGASYILVQKHTTFLTTLATQSWTWDSSALAIVGFGLFLLSFLYKLSLFPFHFWSPDLYEGTSNETATFAATMPKIGAIIILIRLISFMPSIELKTTLAIFAAFSMTYGNLVALVQKDIKRLLGYSTISHAGYMILGLVAGTPKGLSAVAFYALAYILMNLAIFWVITNLSQQGENITIDNLKGLYKREPFLAFVLAAAAFGLAGIPPTIGFIGKFLLLSSAWGYGFNWLVIIGAINTAIAIFYYLNLVRFAYTKETNNPSLDISFNCRLVALALSISIVLIGIIPQNILHFLINSVNQLIP
- a CDS encoding complex I subunit 4 family protein, translated to MVTTWPVLTTLIFFPLLGVVFILGINKEKSVRISTLIISFIEIVLAIPLLKFKLNSSVFQFVELKPWIEQFNINYHLGIDGISYLMVLLTIFLLPLCVLCSWTYITKRVKEFHICLLLMTSACIGVFVALDFVLFYIFWEAMLIPMFLLIAIWGGPRKKYASIKFFIYTLAGSTLLLVAIIGFYLVGKTFSIPELLQHNFSFNFQFWAFLAMALAFAIKVPMFPFHTWLPAAHVEAPTAGSVLLASVLLKMGTYGFIRFCLGLTPAASIHFAPLMIALSIASILYGGLVALGQTDMKKLIAYSSVAHMGFVTLGIFMFNLRGIEGALMQMLNHGITTGALFMLVGAIYERSHSREISENLGLGKYLPSYMFFFGLFSLSSLAFPGTNSFVGEALVLIGAFTKNKIIGLVAIPGALLAAAYMLRLLQKLAWGSPSKAQNFKDLNKREWAYLLPLAILVFYLGFAPKLALKTMDKSIQKTLIKVQKVQIAVQDKGKNQFELTLNEAKEKSLD